ttttctactaaaataGAATCTAGAAATAGGGATATTACTCATGTCATATATGTTCTTGGGCTACTTATAATCTGGAAATGTGAGTTCCTTGAGACATTCTGTTTCCAACATTTTATAATGATTGAAGAATAAAATCTTTCTTCCTTCCTACATTACTGTAGTTCAAGAGTTGTTCTGAATATGCATACTACCTTAGTTTCTTGTTGTATTAGGTAATCCAAGCAGATGAGGAGAACAAGAAGTTGATAGTCTCTGAAAAGGAAGCTGCCTGGTCAAAGTTTTCTGAACAAGTTAAAGTAGGGGATATTTTTGAAGCAAGAGTGGGTTCTGTCGAGCACTATGGTGCTTTTATCCATTTACGCTTCCCTGATGGTATGTTCTATTTTGATTCCTGTGTTTTTTAGTTATCTATTATATTTGTATGGAAGTTTTAAATGGAATCTTAAAATTGTGATGCAGGTTTTTATCATCTCACAGGACTGGTGCATGTCTCAGAAGTTTCATGGGATTTGGTTCAGGATGTAAGAGACATCCTAACTGAAGGCGATGAAGTAAGGGTAAAAGTTACAAGTGTTGATAGGTTAGTTCATGGTACTTGctgatttccatttttttaatgttatccGCCTGAAGGTAAAGTAGGAATGAAAGTTATAGCTGTTTTTTTTAAGCTTCTAATAATTTTAGGTCTGTTtggttgtgttttgttttttgaaggAATGTCAACGATATTCCTCTGTGAAACCTTTTTCTTTGGATGACTAgatttgataattttgttggAGCAATTATTTTCTAAcgttttctcattttcttgccTCAAAAATGAAAGGCTTCCTGCAGTTGAGCAGTTGCTAGCTATATCAGTTTGTTCTGGCATGACCCACAGTATTTGTTTGGCTCATTGTATTTACCGTGATGATTTGTTTTTGGTTTGCAGTATGATAATCAATTATACTCCTCTCGAAAAAATGTATTCCCACTTGGTCATACACAATTTGTATCAAGATCCCAAAATTCATTAGTATCCAATTATAGCCCGGACACATAAAAAAGAACTTATTCCCCGGGCAGAGTTGTTAAGCATGAAGTGGGGGAGATTTTCAAGATCCTGAGCCAACGATTAATATCATCATCGAACATACTGGCTGTTTCTGTGaactttttggaaaatattaaaataagaacCAAATCATACTCAATTTGATCAAATTTTGACTCAACAGTGGAAATTTAAtgcatgttttttgttttctatggAAAGAACTTCCTCTGTACGCATTGCAAAATTGGCTTGTCTGCACGGGTCCTTGCTAACAGAGTAGACTTTCTTGTGCATTTTCTGGTTTGTGTCATGACTGATGAGCAGTCATGTTTAGGAGGATAAATTGTTGGGCATTCTCTATTGAGGTTCTCTTGCCCTGATTCCTTAAGCAACTAAATTAATGAACTTGGAGAACCAATAAATCTCTTTTCATTTGATATCGGAATTGCAAGGCAGTGTTTACAACAAAAAGGGAAATGAGTTTTTATTTGTCATAAGCTTGCCTTCTTTCCCATACCATCATGTGCGTGAATATAAGTTTTAGCTGCAACTGTGTGGGATTTTCACAAATAATCTATTCAGGGAAAAGTCAAGGATTACTCTGTCAATCAAACAGTTGGAGGAAGATCCACTTCTAGAAACTTTGGACAAAGTTATACCTCAGGTTTGTTATATGCCCTTTGATCATGTTTTTGATTGGACCCATATTCACTGAACAAAGCACATCTCCATTGTTAACGAATGGTACATTTCACAGGATGCCTCTGCTGCCCCTGATTTGTTGAGCAATAGCAATATCAGTAATATTGAACCTCTTCCAGGGCTTGAAACAATATTTGAAGAGCTATTACGGGAAGACGGGTATGAATTCATCACCGCTTGAATAATGAGCTTTAAACACTGAAGGTTTTGTTGAATAGATGAATGAAAAATTGCGAGAGTGAGGCATGCTGTGAAGTGTGAAAGTTCAGTTTTCCAAAGCTTTCATAGTTAGAGCTAAGGTCCAATATATGGAAGAAAGAGGTGTTTCCACGGCTACCAATATGAGGGTTTTGTTCATATGTTAATCCACACCTTGTCCTGTAAAACTGTGTATTTAGAGCACATATCTAAATTTCAgtaaaaagagaaggaaatactaatattcttttatatatatatatatatatatatatatatataagtaacagattatattaataaaaataggcatagcccaagtacacatgggGTATACGAGAGTTTACACCTAGTTAAGAGgaagaaatagaaagaagaaaatcatgaaaatttagGCCATTGCAATCTACAACATTTGCCCATATGAACAAAGTTTTGACAATGAACATTCGCCCATATCAATTCGGACACAGGTTCAAAGCAAAGCAAGAATTCCCTTAAAAAAAGGAATATGATTTTGGTCtgccataaaaaatatcaaagtgtCATTTGCAaacaaacaaatgagaaatgttaagagTGTCCCAATTGGTGTCACTAATTGAAATCCAGCCATAAAGCCATTGTCAACCATGGCAGACATCATTCTACTAAGCACCTCCAGACAAAGAGAAATGGGGACAATGGATCACCCTGTCATAGACTGCGTGAACTGGTAAAGAAACCAGCTGGAATGCCATTCACCAAAATCGAGAACCTCGCAGTCAAGATGCAATGCCTAATCCATGAGCACTATCTCTCCCCAAATCCACACCTAGCAAGTATAATAGGAAGTCCCAACATGATCATgagccttctccatatccagcTTGCATAAAACACCCAATTCTCCATATTTTAATTTGCTATCtaaacattcattggcaattAGTACTGGATCTAGTATTTGTCTTCCCTTTAGAAAGGTGTTTTGGCGTCTTGAAATAATCCTCCCCAAGACATCCCCCAAGCGGTTTGCTAAAACCTTGGAGATAATCTCatacaccccattcacaagactaataggCTGAAAATCTCTAACATTCAAAGCCCCAACCTTCTTGGAAATAAGCGCAATAAAAGTGACATTgagacttttctcaaacttaataaatgagaaaaattcCTGGAAAACCTTCATCAAATCATCATTCACCACCTCCCAGCAGGATTGGAAGAATCCCATAGAGAAACTGCCTGGACCAGGTGCTTTGTCTTTGACCATCTTTCTCACCACTTCATAAACCTATGTCTCAtcaaaaggcctctccagcTAGGCAACACTTCGTTACTCAATGGTCTCAAATTCTAGTCCATTGAGTTTTGGCCATCACACTACCTTCTTGGTAAGCAATGGTTCAAAAAAACCAGCAACATGCTTCTAAATCACTGGAAGCTCCATTGAAACAACACCATCAATGTTTAACATCTCAATGGTGTTAGTCCTCCTATGTGAATTGGCCACtatgaaaaaacaaaggaaatactAATATTCAAGGTGGATAAGATGCTCTATATTAAATAGGATGCACTTTTGAGCACCATTATTTCGAAAGACCCAGAAAGCAGAGCTCAGCTCACTTTTTCACTTGTTGAATCAAGAAAGATTTGGTGAAATATACTAGATTGTTTGTGACAAGAATATGTTGGCTGTAACTTGCTTAACCTTGTTGTCCAAGTGTATTTGTAAATTTAGTGACATTCATGGaggctcaagaaaaaatgaGCTCAAAAGACAAGAGGAACCTCTAAATATGGTTACATTCAATGCTTGGCTGAATTTGGCACCTTGGACTCTATTTGATACTTGATTAAGAGTCTTACCTTAGGatctctttattcttttttgataattaataagaaattttattaccaagaataggcacagcccaagtacatatgatgtatacaaaggaaatacctactacactctaGGAAGCaggaaaaaagacaaacagattcagtacattatcatcattccttGCAAAGATCTTAGCCCACAAcacaaagtagaaaagaaaaaaatctgaagatcttcaaaagaatgctctttgtcttcaaaacatctctcattcTTTTCCAGCCAAATACACATTTCCTTCCCTCAAAACCACGCCAACAAGCAAGAAGATCCACAacttccttaggcatcacccaatataAACCTGTCTGACCAAAAACATCATTCCACAAAGACTCtaccacctcacaatgtagaaagagatgatttacagattcaccatccttcttgcacatgacacacaAATCAGCTATACACAAACCACGTTTTCTAAGGTTATCTGTGGTCAATACTTTCCTTAGAGCAACCACCCAAGTGAAAAACACCACCTTAGTAGGTACCTTCActctccaaatgcttttccaaggGAATACACAACCAGAATGACAAGTAagcaccttataaaaagaactaaCTGAAAACCTAAAATTTCCAGCATGGTCCAACAGTAGACTGTCCTCTCTTCCCTGCAtcacttttgaattataaattcttCCCAAAAACTCTGAAACAACATTCACTTCTCAGTCATTTGCATCTCTAATAAAATCAACATtccatagaatattattatccaTAGGTTGGATATAATATGCCACAGCAGCATTTTGATTCCTTGCAATCCTATAAAGAGAGGGAAAATCAGATTTGAGAGCTGATTCCtcccccaaccccccccccccccccccccccccaccttcCCCGGCAGCCGCCTTTCCTAATGAACTTCCATAAACTCACCCCATGCGCTCCTCTAACTTCTTTAGAACACCAATCCCCCACCCACTCTCATATTTAACAGCAAcaacattcttccataaagGATCTCTCTCTACATGATCTCTTTATTCAAACTAGTCtactatatatacttttttaagagCTTTcgttaatttttgttttttatgacttgctttcattttaatattctttaaGTCAAGGGTATTTTGGTAATTGTGCTTATCTGGGCATAGGCTGTAGCGGTGATCCCTCGGGATTGGTCTAAATGTGGTATTTGACCCATGTGGCCTCCGTGTCTTAATACTGGCTTTAGTAGTCGTTGTTCGTAACTCATTTTCCCCATTGTCCAACTCCTACTTTATAGGAATAATAGATTATAGTATTTTGAGATGTGATACTCagtaatttattcttattatttaatttcagtaTGAATTTCAATTTAAACAAGCAGACATGGTTTAAACAATCTTAGACCTGGAGCCTATCATTTCAAATTCCaattctccctccctctctctctctctctctctctctagatcaaAACTTGCAAGCCTATTTAGAAGTTAAAAAACATGGGAATTTTTTGCTTTAGCAGCTGATAAGTGTACTTGTTCTGCATGTAATTCAGTATAGATGACGTAAAAATCAGTAGGCAGGGGTTTGAAAAACGGGTGGTTTCACAAGATCTGCAGCTTTGGCTTTCAAATGTgagttcattttatttgaatgaaatcAGCTAGTTTGTATACgtcttcatttttatatatgtattcacTTTATCATACTTCATTGCCACAGGCACCACCTACCAACCAGAAGTTCACTCTCCTTGCTCGTGCTGGAAGGCAGGCAAGTTTTTtgtagcctctctctctctctctctctctctctctctctctaaatgcTGTTATCTTCTGTGGGTTCAGGTGCAAGAAATACATCTGACGACAGCACTTGATCAAGAAGGTATAAAAAAGGCATTGCAGCGAGCATTAGAACGTGTGCCATGATCTTAGTCCATTTTTCCATCTGAGAATATCCAATGACTGGCGCCTGTACAGAAAGTCAATTTAGAATCTGGCCATTGTAAGCTAGCTGTATATTTCATATCTACAGGTCCACTTCCTTTACTTTTCAGCtagattttattgttttgatttcCATGGTGCGAATGCAATATtggtatttcaattttttctctcttttggtGCTATTGCCACGTACTGCAACAAGCTTAATTCAACATCTCAGCTTATTAATCTTTTAACACATGTCTGTGATATACATCGTCGAAGCCCGGACTTAATTCAGGCTATGGTTCGTGTGTGGCTTTGAATATTATTGCCTGTACCTTCAATGCTTGATGTGTTAATTAAAGACATTGTCTTTTTCCCCCCTGTTATGATATCTTTTTCAATATAGGTATCTTATTTATCAAAGTTTGCAAATAAAgttatatgatataaatataaataatttgttttgtcAAAATAAAACGAGTTGCTTATTAATATAATTCAGTGATTACTTTTGAGTTCGATTCGTGTTGAGTGTTTGACCATCTACTATTCGTTTCTACGTGTTAGTCTCAATACATTTTGTGTTTCGTGCAAGTATTTAACGTAGagatccttttcttttttgttttcccctTATTCTGATTCCTAAACGACGTTtttgcaaaaagaagaaaagagccCAAGAAAGAAATATTGCATGAGAGTATGTCTTCGGAACTACGGACAaagacaagattttttttttttttcaagaattaaTTATCCGAATTAAATTGTTGGAAATCTCAAACATTGAACACAACATAAACAAATTAATGTACCTTAAGCAGCATTGGATCGATGTCATGTAGTATGTCACGAAGTAAAAATAAGGACGACTGTCAACAATGTGGCAGAAATAGCATAATCACTCTAACATTTCGtatagatattgagatgagttgagttttttatgaataataatgatttgagatagtgaaatgagtttTGTAGAGTCCATCTAAAACgagtttggatgttaagattagtttagatgtatttataggaagttaaaaaagattgtgagtcatgtgtaaagaggtgttgagttaaaaaaagttgtgggtcccatGTGTCAAGagtttttgagttgatatgagtttagtgatttaagagttgaatctttgaatgttaaacttaatttaaaattagactaaaccaTTTCAGttcaatcaaaatttcaaacaggCCTAAATACCCGAGAGAACTATAATGAACCAAAACGAGAGAGATTTTCTTTTGACATTCTAATGCCTCGAGTACCTTTCGGGGGAGaggatatataaatatatatatatatatatatatgtatgtatgtatgagaaatgatagttacaataaaaaaagtgaataaatacgagactcacatgaaaaaaaaaatttaattttttaatagtagactagattttttttaaaacgactgaACGATATTTGTACACTTcatgactgtatataatattactctatatgtatatttgtatatatataggaaaagtCTATTATGCCGCCCAAATGATACCGCTCGGTTTGACCaccctgtatttttttttttttttttttaccgaacgatgaagaaagtgattttaaatgtattgatgtaatttttttattttttaaaaatattttaataccttaaaaaatgtgaatagaaaaattaaaaaaaaaaactaattttataacTAGTGGTCAAGCCAAGCGGTGCTACtcgggcggcagagtagcaccgctcatatatatatatatatatatatatatatatacatatatacacacacatacacacacacagacataCATACAGTTGTAACTTATGTTGTATAAGCAACAAAATTTCTTCCATGTGCTAGAACACTTGTAACTTATTTTAACAAGATCTTTAATTTGGCCAATTAAGGTTGGCTAATATTTTAATGCCTTGAGTTTCAATTCATATCTATTTTAGACATTATCTTATTTTCGTTCATCCACATCATTCAATGTACAtataaagtgaaaatacaagatAACATTAACAACCATAATAGATATCTCTCAAtgtccaataaaaaaatactcaacatATCAATGATCACTTTAACAAGTTCAAATCGTAAGTATAGGCATAAGACCCATCTTTTGAACatgttctttaaattttagtatcGATATATTATATGAACACTATTTGTTTCTATACCTTTTCCTTGACACttagatatttaaaattttattaaacacaCATTATTTGGAGAAAATACTATGAGAAATTCTTGCAATACATTCTTATTGCTTGGCTATAAAGTCAACAATTCTAATTCCTAAAAGAAATTTCCACAATCATTTACCATATATTGTGGACTCAAAGCAAGCCCCAAATTTATCCACTATTGCACATGAAGCATTAAGAAATCCGCTTCATACTTTTCTATAAAATAGCATTATGagataacaaaataaacaaccataattgtattttttataattagagCAATCACACAAAATCGAGTTTGAATATCCAATTACCTTAAGATTATCAATTCTTCTAAGCGCAAAAATatagtctttaatttcttgcaaataacaTTACACTCTTTTCACAACTTTTAGGTCAAACATCCTTGGGTTACTTTGGCAATAATCAAAAATGTCAACTGTAAAACTGATGTTCAGCTATATACAAGTATGCAACATCAACTTCCTTATAACCATTATATACAAAATCTTTTTAATAACATAATCAATTCTAAGACATTGTAAGATATTGAGCATGTCACATTTTGTTTTCAAGGTATCTATTGATCAATCAATTATTCATGTAAAGTCTCTCAAAACCCTCTATGCAACTTTACTGAGATAATTCTAACAGTTCTCGTCTATCTATTAAAATTCAATCACAATCACAAAGGATGTggtattcataaatttcatttttaaagttctttaaaaatataactttaatgtCATATTACAAACCATAATTTATAATGGCCAAAATGTCATATACATACCTGATCATTAATACAAACGTACTCCCACTAACCTTCGAGTACATATatcaacaataaatatttttctttaatccaGAGGTAGTGATGTTATTATCAATCTttagatataattttcaaaaaatcttttactttttctatgTAGCTCTTTTGTTCGTTTCTTGTAGACTTCAAATT
Above is a genomic segment from Juglans microcarpa x Juglans regia isolate MS1-56 chromosome 1D, Jm3101_v1.0, whole genome shotgun sequence containing:
- the LOC121265608 gene encoding 30S ribosomal protein S1 isoform X2, which produces MPAAQEPHKSIHEIAKGLNGSVISTKVIQADEENKKLIVSEKEAAWSKFSEQVKVGDIFEARVGSVEHYGAFIHLRFPDGFYHLTGLVHVSEVSWDLVQDVRDILTEGDEVRVKVTSVDREKSRITLSIKQLEEDPLLETLDKVIPQDASAAPDLLSNSNISNIEPLPGLETIFEELLREDGIDDVKISRQGFEKRVVSQDLQLWLSNAPPTNQKFTLLARAGRQVQEIHLTTALDQEGIKKALQRALERVP
- the LOC121265608 gene encoding 30S ribosomal protein S1 homolog B isoform X1; the encoded protein is MSIFSAATLGSVPSGLYFLSNIFTSDASCTLSSPFPSLVNHSNFYKHCHKSPSSRISFHAAKIFVSANANVNTQVLDGESASPDAVRQARVSADWKAARSYHESGFIYEGRIEGYNGGGLLVRFFSLVGFLPFSQLSPSHSCKEPHKSIHEIAKGLNGSVISTKVIQADEENKKLIVSEKEAAWSKFSEQVKVGDIFEARVGSVEHYGAFIHLRFPDGFYHLTGLVHVSEVSWDLVQDVRDILTEGDEVRVKVTSVDREKSRITLSIKQLEEDPLLETLDKVIPQDASAAPDLLSNSNISNIEPLPGLETIFEELLREDGIDDVKISRQGFEKRVVSQDLQLWLSNAPPTNQKFTLLARAGRQVQEIHLTTALDQEGIKKALQRALERVP